The Streptomyces sp. NL15-2K genome contains a region encoding:
- a CDS encoding SpoIIE family protein phosphatase, whose translation MSLIEQSETLRLRLLAAGDHGLSMAETLNVALQQVTADLGGLGGLAHWRDPGSDRLRLVAACGLAPELAGAWANLRAEEDVAPARALRSGAFTWVAEDSLGVGASGTAAVPLPGTSGRVGVLSVLTAGPDEPDPAQRSFLGSVAVWAAGCLEERSDTPPGVFSAAREPPAIDRPGGEVPRVVAISHWEYDAAAGSVTLTQPVIDMPGESLQTLDESADLCRHLPSVEDLPTFTADIREAYDSGTAHDTEYRVHHSDGTFGWVRARGHMVPGRNGTSARMVGTLWGPAHAQAAYDPVVVALRDMDEGFLAVDEDWRITFVNEEAERLLGPSRTLLGSTLWDIPVGRTPGLEAQCRRASAERKPIGFDLHSPTGQRVRRVRLVPLQGGGLTIYFAGVTGERPGGAERSAGERSEVGVPPAGGWGRVAAGGWGRVAAGGWGGVAAGRTARMSELTAALAEAVTSSDVVKAVAQHVLPPFGADGLVVHALEGGRLRAVGSVGYTEEFLHQIGGISLTSHTAIAETLRTRTPGFVESPADYVRLYPRFVNFVAASAKSAWAFLPLIASGRAIGCCVVSFSRPRSFSEEERTLLITLSGLIAQALERARLYDVEHNRAQELQRGLLPRTLPSLPAVCAAARYMPAGKGEEVGGDWYDLIPLSGDRVAIVIGDVMGHGIAEAAVMGQLRTAVRALADLELDPDELLNHLNELVADLGDDKYATCSYAVFDPVTHTCSLSLAGHLPPVIVHPDGTVHCPELASDPPLGAAEPPFETHELHLPDESLLVFCTDGLVESATRDIDQGLAQLRQTLARAVARPPYFPTGSRHGDTRRLHDLCDFVVSALLPDREQTNDDAVLLVAHTRGTPVDSVASCSLPDDPRAAGQAREYVRSQLAVWGLDDLVMTTELLVSELVGNVIRHASGPMRVRLLRSRSLICEVYDGSLTSPRIRRAAFTDEGGRGLHLVAALSQRWGTRHLDEGKCIWTEQNLPLSP comes from the coding sequence GTGAGCCTCATCGAGCAGTCGGAGACGCTGCGGCTGCGACTGCTGGCGGCCGGCGACCACGGGCTGTCGATGGCCGAGACACTGAACGTGGCCCTTCAGCAGGTGACCGCCGACCTGGGTGGCCTCGGCGGCTTGGCCCACTGGCGCGACCCCGGTTCTGATCGGTTGCGCCTGGTGGCGGCCTGCGGGCTTGCGCCGGAGCTCGCCGGGGCATGGGCGAATCTCCGCGCGGAGGAGGACGTGGCCCCCGCACGCGCCTTGCGCAGCGGTGCCTTCACCTGGGTGGCCGAGGACAGTCTGGGGGTCGGAGCTTCCGGCACCGCGGCGGTGCCTCTGCCCGGTACCAGCGGGCGAGTCGGTGTGCTTTCCGTGCTCACGGCAGGGCCCGACGAGCCGGATCCCGCGCAGCGGTCCTTCCTCGGCTCCGTAGCGGTGTGGGCGGCCGGATGCCTGGAAGAGCGTTCCGACACGCCGCCGGGTGTCTTCTCGGCGGCCAGGGAGCCACCCGCGATCGATCGGCCCGGCGGGGAGGTACCCCGCGTGGTTGCGATCAGCCATTGGGAATACGACGCCGCGGCCGGTTCGGTGACGCTCACCCAACCGGTCATCGACATGCCCGGTGAGTCGCTGCAGACGCTCGACGAGAGCGCGGACCTGTGCCGGCACCTTCCGAGCGTTGAGGATCTGCCGACATTCACGGCCGACATCCGTGAGGCGTACGACAGCGGGACGGCGCACGACACCGAATACCGAGTGCACCACAGCGACGGCACCTTCGGGTGGGTGCGGGCGCGCGGCCACATGGTGCCGGGCAGGAACGGCACCTCTGCCCGTATGGTCGGCACGCTGTGGGGCCCGGCTCACGCACAGGCCGCGTACGATCCGGTCGTCGTCGCCCTTCGTGACATGGACGAAGGATTCCTGGCGGTCGACGAGGACTGGCGGATCACCTTCGTCAACGAGGAGGCCGAGCGTCTCCTCGGCCCCAGCCGGACGCTGCTGGGCAGCACTCTCTGGGACATTCCCGTAGGACGCACACCCGGTCTCGAAGCCCAGTGCCGGCGAGCGTCCGCCGAGAGAAAGCCGATCGGTTTCGATCTCCACAGCCCGACCGGTCAGCGCGTCCGCCGTGTCCGGCTGGTCCCCTTGCAGGGCGGCGGGCTGACGATCTATTTCGCCGGTGTCACCGGCGAGCGGCCAGGGGGAGCCGAGCGATCGGCCGGCGAGCGAAGCGAGGTGGGGGTCCCCCCGGCCGGAGGCTGGGGAAGGGTCGCGGCCGGGGGCTGGGGAAGGGTCGCGGCCGGAGGCTGGGGAGGGGTCGCGGCCGGGCGAACCGCCCGGATGAGCGAGCTGACGGCGGCGCTGGCCGAAGCCGTCACGTCCAGCGACGTGGTGAAGGCCGTCGCACAGCATGTCCTGCCGCCCTTCGGCGCCGACGGGCTGGTCGTCCACGCGCTCGAGGGGGGCCGACTGCGTGCGGTCGGATCCGTGGGATACACCGAGGAATTCCTGCACCAGATCGGCGGGATCTCGCTCACGAGCCACACGGCGATCGCCGAAACGCTCCGCACCCGCACGCCCGGTTTCGTCGAGTCGCCTGCCGATTACGTCCGGCTTTATCCGAGGTTTGTGAACTTTGTGGCCGCATCGGCCAAGAGCGCATGGGCGTTCCTGCCTCTCATCGCTTCCGGGCGCGCGATCGGTTGCTGTGTCGTCTCCTTCTCTCGGCCACGCTCCTTCAGCGAGGAGGAACGCACACTGCTGATAACCCTGAGCGGGCTGATCGCGCAGGCACTGGAGCGGGCCCGGCTGTACGACGTGGAGCACAACCGCGCCCAGGAACTCCAGCGCGGTCTGCTCCCCAGGACACTGCCCTCCCTGCCGGCCGTCTGCGCCGCCGCTCGCTACATGCCCGCGGGGAAAGGCGAAGAGGTGGGCGGTGACTGGTACGACCTGATCCCGCTGTCCGGCGATCGGGTCGCCATCGTGATCGGCGACGTCATGGGGCACGGCATCGCCGAAGCCGCCGTGATGGGGCAGCTACGCACGGCGGTCCGCGCCCTTGCCGACCTCGAACTGGATCCGGACGAGCTGCTCAACCACCTCAACGAACTCGTCGCCGACCTGGGCGACGACAAGTACGCCACCTGCTCCTACGCCGTGTTCGACCCCGTCACCCATACCTGCTCGCTGTCCTTGGCCGGTCATCTCCCGCCTGTCATCGTCCATCCCGATGGGACGGTCCACTGTCCGGAGCTGGCAAGCGACCCGCCGCTGGGCGCCGCCGAACCTCCCTTCGAGACGCACGAGCTGCACCTGCCGGACGAGAGCCTTCTCGTGTTCTGCACGGACGGCCTCGTCGAATCCGCCACCCGGGACATCGACCAGGGACTGGCTCAGCTCAGACAGACGCTGGCGAGGGCCGTGGCCCGGCCCCCGTACTTCCCGACCGGCAGCCGGCACGGTGACACCAGGCGTCTCCATGACCTTTGCGACTTCGTCGTCTCGGCTTTGCTGCCCGACCGTGAGCAGACCAACGACGACGCGGTCCTCCTCGTGGCCCACACCCGAGGCACGCCTGTCGACAGCGTCGCCTCGTGCAGCCTTCCGGACGACCCGCGGGCAGCCGGCCAAGCCCGGGAATACGTCCGCAGCCAGCTGGCCGTCTGGGGTCTGGACGATCTCGTCATGACCACCGAGCTCCTGGTGAGCGAATTGGTCGGCAACGTGATCCGGCATGCCAGCGGCCCCATGCGCGTGCGCCTGCTGCGCAGCCGGTCGCTGATCTGTGAGGTCTATGACGGCAGCCTCACCAGCCCGCGCATCCGGCGCGCCGCATTCACCGACGAAGGCGGCCGGGGCCTGCACCTGGTGGCCGCTCTCTCTCAGCGGTGGGGCACTCGCCATCTCGACGAGGGCAAATGCATCTGGACCGAGCAGAACCTTCCGCTCTCCCCTTGA
- a CDS encoding bifunctional serine/threonine-protein kinase/ABC transporter substrate-binding protein has product MTEKLTPSDPARIGGHRLLARLGAGGMGIVYLGRAGSGELAAVKVILPEYADQPEFRARFRREVAAARRVDSPWAVQVTGADPDAAAPWLATAFVPGPSLAEAVAACGPLPPRGVRILGRMLARALTAVHDAGLVHRDVKPGNVLLAVDGPRLIDFGIARATEETALTSADMVVGTPGFLAPEQAQAQPASPASDVFALGCLLSYAATGRPPFGTGAVDALLYRTVHDEPDLDGVPDDTRALLERCLAKDPATRPTAREVDETLVEDTPQDTVDWLPDAVVRLIADRSAAMLALPDIEATALDAPTDGQPTEVPTDVPRPTSRRRFLQLGGGAALLAAGGGAALWAAQRGDDPAPTASSRARRWILGVQADLTGPRRSVGQAQGRGIRLAVEQFNSREDKPFTLTLKTVDDRGDATRAAKVARTLAADRDLLAVIGSTGDETTGASLDSYDAQLVPQLTVSSAQSVYGTAQPRHFLQAVPGYTGLPVAAAISLRTQGARRVGVLIDRDGGIPAWELGHSMFQYLGVAKIAGEPRVVPRLAKDLTAVVAEMAARQPDAFVYTGTPARAAAVARALAQTDFNGLRVLGYPAAEPEFLTAAGTAADGWQIFAPYIDPSAAAVRPFATAYRKRYGSAPPYWAAEAYDVARMVITRLTEAGGRPSRNRLYDLLAKGTYKGLVRTYAFDEEHGGWLKGSAIFRYEVKGGRYSYAGEVDF; this is encoded by the coding sequence ATGACCGAGAAGCTCACCCCCTCCGACCCGGCCCGTATCGGCGGTCACCGTCTGCTCGCCCGGCTCGGCGCAGGTGGCATGGGCATCGTCTACCTCGGGCGTGCCGGGTCCGGGGAGCTGGCCGCCGTCAAGGTGATCCTGCCCGAGTACGCCGACCAGCCGGAGTTCCGCGCGCGCTTCCGTCGTGAGGTCGCCGCCGCCCGGCGCGTGGACAGCCCCTGGGCCGTGCAGGTCACCGGCGCCGACCCGGACGCGGCGGCGCCCTGGCTCGCTACCGCGTTCGTGCCCGGCCCTTCGCTCGCCGAGGCCGTCGCCGCCTGCGGTCCGCTGCCGCCGCGCGGGGTGCGCATCCTCGGCCGGATGCTGGCCCGCGCCCTGACCGCCGTGCATGACGCGGGACTCGTCCACCGCGACGTCAAGCCCGGCAATGTGCTGCTCGCCGTCGACGGCCCCCGCCTCATCGACTTCGGTATCGCCCGTGCCACCGAGGAGACGGCGCTCACCTCGGCCGACATGGTCGTCGGCACCCCCGGGTTCCTCGCCCCCGAACAAGCCCAGGCGCAGCCCGCGTCGCCCGCCAGCGATGTCTTCGCCCTCGGCTGTCTCCTCTCCTACGCCGCCACCGGCCGCCCGCCCTTCGGCACCGGTGCCGTGGACGCCCTCCTTTACCGCACCGTGCACGACGAGCCCGACCTCGACGGTGTCCCCGACGACACGCGCGCGCTCCTGGAGCGCTGCCTCGCCAAGGACCCGGCCACCCGGCCCACCGCCCGAGAGGTGGACGAGACGCTGGTCGAGGACACGCCCCAGGACACCGTCGACTGGCTGCCCGACGCCGTCGTACGACTCATCGCCGACCGCTCCGCCGCGATGCTCGCCCTCCCGGACATCGAGGCGACGGCCCTCGACGCGCCAACGGACGGGCAGCCGACGGAAGTTCCGACGGACGTGCCTCGTCCCACCAGCCGCCGCCGTTTCCTCCAGCTCGGCGGCGGCGCTGCCCTGCTCGCCGCCGGCGGCGGTGCCGCGCTCTGGGCCGCACAGCGCGGCGACGACCCCGCGCCGACCGCCTCGTCCCGTGCCCGTCGCTGGATCCTCGGCGTGCAGGCCGACCTGACGGGCCCGCGGAGAAGCGTCGGACAGGCCCAGGGACGTGGGATACGGCTGGCCGTCGAGCAGTTCAACTCCCGCGAGGACAAGCCGTTCACGCTCACTCTCAAGACGGTCGACGACCGGGGCGACGCGACCCGCGCAGCCAAAGTGGCCCGCACTCTCGCCGCCGACCGCGACCTGCTCGCCGTCATCGGCTCGACCGGCGACGAGACTACTGGGGCGAGCCTCGACAGCTACGACGCACAGCTCGTCCCCCAGCTCACGGTCTCCTCCGCGCAGTCCGTGTACGGCACCGCGCAGCCCCGCCACTTCCTCCAGGCCGTCCCCGGCTACACGGGCCTGCCCGTGGCGGCGGCCATCTCCCTCCGGACTCAGGGTGCCCGGCGGGTGGGCGTGCTGATCGACCGCGACGGCGGCATCCCGGCCTGGGAGCTCGGCCACTCCATGTTCCAGTACCTCGGTGTCGCCAAGATCGCCGGTGAACCGCGTGTCGTACCGCGGCTTGCCAAGGACCTCACTGCGGTGGTCGCCGAGATGGCCGCGCGGCAGCCGGACGCCTTCGTCTACACGGGCACCCCCGCCCGCGCCGCTGCCGTCGCACGCGCCCTCGCGCAGACGGACTTCAACGGCCTGCGCGTCCTCGGCTACCCGGCCGCGGAACCGGAGTTCCTGACCGCCGCGGGCACCGCCGCCGACGGGTGGCAGATCTTCGCCCCGTACATCGACCCCTCGGCCGCCGCCGTCCGCCCCTTCGCCACCGCCTATCGAAAGCGCTACGGCTCCGCACCCCCGTACTGGGCGGCCGAGGCGTACGACGTGGCCCGCATGGTCATCACCCGCCTCACCGAGGCCGGCGGCCGGCCCTCCCGGAACCGGCTGTACGACCTGCTGGCGAAGGGCACGTACAAGGGACTCGTCCGGACGTACGCGTTCGACGAGGAGCACGGGGGGTGGCTCAAGGGGTCCGCGATCTTCCGCTACGAGGTGAAGGGCGGCCGGTACTCCTACGCGGGCGAGGTCGACTTCTGA